The Stigmatella ashevillena genomic sequence GCCCATCTTCGCGTAGGGCACGTCCAGGGGGATCTTGAACGCCTCCGCCAGGCTCTCGACGAACTCCGCCGTCCAGCCCTCGCCCTTGTTCATGCCGCTGGCCCAGGGCTCGATGGCGCCCTCGCGCACGGTGCGCGAGGCATCGGGCACGATGCGGTCCGGGTCCATCTCCGCCTTGGTGCCCAGCCCGTTGCAGTCGGTGCACATGCCCAGCGGGTTGTTGAAGGAGAAGGCGGCAGGGGTCAGCTCACCAAAGGACAGGCCGCAGGCGTGGCAGGCGTTCAGCTCGCTCATGACGCGGTCTGAGGCCAGGGCCCCGGCCTCATCCGTGACGATGAGGATGCCCTTGCCCTCGCGCAGCGCCGTCTCCACCGAGTCCGTCAGCCGGGTGCGCACCTCCGGCTTGAGCACCAGCCGGTCGATGATGAGCGCGATGTCGTGCTTGGACTTCTTGTCCAGCTCGATGCGCTCCTCCAGGCTCTTGAGCTTGCCGTCGATGCGCGCCCGGGAGAAGCCGCGCTTCTGCGCCTCGGTGAGCAGGTCCTTGTGCTCGCCCTTCCGGTTCGTGACGAGCGGGGCGAGGATCTGCACCTTGGTGCCCGGCGGGGACTTGAGGATCTCCTCGACGATCTGCTGCGCGCTCTGCTTGCCCACCTTGCGGCCGCACTGGGGGCAGTGCTGGAGGCCGATGGAGGCGTAGAGCACGCGCAGGTAGTCATGCACCTCCGTCACCGTGCCCACCGTCGAGCGCGGGTTGTTGCTGGCCGCCTTCTGCTCGATGGAGATGGTGGGGGACAGGCCCCGGAGCGTGTCGTACTTGGGCTTCTCCATCTGCCCGAGGAACTGCCGGGCATAGGCGGAGAGGCTCTCCACGTAGCGGCGCTGGCCCTCCGCATAGAGGGTGTCGAAGGCCAGCGAACTCTTTCCGGAGCCCGACACGCCGGTGAAGACCACGAGCTTCTTTTTCGGGATCTCCAACGAGACGTTCTTGAGGTTGTGCTCCTTGGCTCCACGGATGGTGATGACGTCGGGCTCGGACATGGGGGCGTGGTCTACACTGAAAAGGTGTTCCGGTGACCCGGTTTATTGGGTAGGAAGCCGTTGGATGGTCCTGAACGCCCGGCGTTTCAATCGGAATCCCCGGCGGTATGGTGTACCCACATGAAGGGCTTCACGCTCCCCGAGCGCTGGCGCGGCATGCCGCTGCTCATGGTTTCCAGCTTTCTCTTTGCCCTCATGGCCCTGTTCGCCCGGATGCTCTCGGGCCAGCTGTCCGTGGGGCAGGTGGTCTGCGGCCGGTTCGTCGTGGGGCTCGTCTTCCTGGCGGCCTACTACCCGGCCGTGGGGCGTCGGCCGCGCTTCGGCAGGCCGTTGCTCTGGGCCCTGCGCGGCGTTTTCGGGGGCATCTCGGTCTACCTCTATTTCCTCTGCATCGACCGGGTGGCCGTGGGGCCCGCGGTGCTGCTCAACGCCTGCTGGCCCATCTACGGCTCCATCCTGGGCTACTTCTTCCTGAAAGAGCACGTCAGCGGGCCGTTGCTGGCGGGGCTGGTGATGACCACGGTGGGCGCGGGGCTCGTCATCTGGGGCACCTCCTTGGAGGCCTCCAACCTCTCCTTCGGACTGGGGGCCTGGGCGGGCATGTTCTCGGCCGTCTTCAGCGGCGCGGCCGTCGTCGCCATGCGCGCCCTGCGCAATGACACGGACGCGGCCACCGTCTTCCTCTCCTTCTGCTTCTTCGGATTGCTGTTCGGGCTGCCCTTTGCCCTGGCCGATTGGCGTCCGCTCTCGCCGCACACGGTGGGGTTGCTGGTGGGGGTGGGGCTGGCGTCGGCGGTGGCGCAAATGACCTTTACCTACGCCATGGGTTACGTCACCACGGCCATGGGGGGCGTGGGCTCGCAGCTCACCCCCGTCTTCTCCTGGTTGCTGGGGGCGGTGTTCCTGGCGGAGCCCTTGGCGCCCCTGGCCCTGCTGGGGGCGGCCCTGTGCGTGGGCGGGGTGCTCTGGGGCACGGGGCTGCTGCGCAAGCTCCTGGCCTCTGCGTCCCTTCACCCTTCGGGGCGGCCGAACACGTAGCGGGAGCGGTTTCTCCTGTTTCGGGCTCAGCACTCCTGAAAGAATTTCAGGGTGGAGAGGACCTGGGAACTTTGTTGCCCAGGGCATTCCCTCGGTGTTCCCCTGTCAGCCGGGCCGTTTGCCTTGTTGAGTGCCAGCCTTCCCCGTTTGGGCATTCCAGTTGCAACCGCCCCGCACCGACGGTGTTTGGGAGGCGGTGCTTATGTGGGGACGTCAGTGGGCCTGGGTGGTGGCGTGGGTGTGTGTGGCGGGAGGGCTGGGCGGGTGTGATCGCCCCAACACAGGCAACCGCGCGCGGACAGGCTTCGCGGCACGGCCCCAGGCCCTGGAGTTCGGCCCGGCGGCGCTGGGTTCGACCAAGACGGTGAAGTTGCGGCTGGCCAACGAGGGCCGGGCCCCGCTGCGCGTGGAGGGCGCCTCCGCCAGCGTGCCCCACGTGGAGATTCCTCCCTTCGAGCCCTTCACGCTGAGCGCGGGAGGGGAGTACGAGCTGGAGGTGCGCTTCTCGCCCGCGGTGGAGGGCACGGTGCAGGGCGTGGTGGAGATCCTCACCGATGCGGACTCGGACGGGAGCGCCGGCTCGCGGGTGAACTTCGCAGGCATGGGCGTCAAGGCCTGGGTCGAGGTGAGGAGCCAGGAGCTGGATTTCGGCAACGTGGCGCTGGACACCGTGCAGATGCTCGAGCTGCGCCTGAGCAACCCCACGTCCGTGGAGAGCCCGCTGCGGCTGGCGATGAGCGGGGTGGACGCGGATCAATTCTTCTCCAGCACGGAAGGCCCGGCGCTGGTGCTGCCTGCGGGCAGGCAGATGGCGCTGCCCATCGCGTTCAAGCCGCGCCGCCTGGGCGTGGCCGCCGCGGAGGTGCTCGTGGAGGTGTGCGAGGGCTGCGCGCCCCTGGCCGTTCCCCTCAAGGGGATGGGCATTGCCTCGCAGCTGGAGATTTCGCCGTTGCGGGTGGACTTTGGCCGCGTGGCCCTGGGGGCCACGGCCGAGGAGCGCATCATGGTGCGCAACCAGGGCACCGAGCCCATGAGCTACCAGGGGGCGCGCATCCTCGATGACGCGGGGACGTTCCGGGTGGTGAGCGCGGTGGTGCCCACGGGCAATGTCTTGCGGCCGGGCGAGTCCGCGGAGATCCGCGTGGCCTTCTCGCCATCAGCGCTGGGGTCCCCGGCCGAGGCCCGGGTGGAGATCGATGTGAAGGCCTCCGGCTCGGCCGCGCCCGCGCCCAAGGTGGCCCTGAGCGGGGAGGGAGGCTCCTCGTGCGTGGCGGTGCTGCCCCGGACGCTGGACATGGGCGTGGTGGCCGAAGGCATGTCCGCCACCCGCCCGGTGAAGGTCGTCAACCGCTGCCGCACCCCGGTGCTGGTGAATGATCTGCAGATCGACACGCGGCAGGGGGGCTTCTTCTCGCTGGCGCAGGCCCCCGCGAGCACCCCCATCGCCCCGGGGCAGTCGGCCACCGTGGGCATCACCTTCACGCCCCGGGCGGGCGCGGGGCAGGGCGAGGCCCAGCTGTCCGTGTCCGTGCGCAGCGGCAGCGCCACCTCGACGGAAGGGGTGGTGCTCAAGGGGCAGGGCGAGGCCTTCCCGCCGTGCAAGTACGCGCTCTCCCCGAAGACGCTCGACTTTGGCCGGGTGCCGGTGGGGGCCGAGGTGCTGCTGAGCGCCTCCCTGAGCAACACGGGCGCCACGGCGTGCTACCTGGCGGGGTTGCAGCTCGTGGAAGGCTCGGATCCCGTTTTCAGCGCCCAGCCGGTGCAGGGCACGACGCTGGCCCCGGGGCAGAAGGCCCAGCTGCTCGTCCGGTTCAAGCCGGAGGCGCCAGCCACCTATGGCGGCCTGGCCGAGGGCTGGGTGAACCACCCCTCCTCGGGGCACCCCACGCTGAACGTGGTGGGCGAAGGGGTGCAGGGCTGCTTCGCCGTTCAGCCGACGCACCTGGCGTTCGGCACCTCGCAGCTCTCCTGCGAGCCGCACACGCAGGAGCTCATCGCCTACAACGGCTGCGCGGGTCCCGTCACCGTGAACGGCATGCGGATGGAGCAGGACAGCGAGGAGTTCACGCTGGCCGACGTGCCCTCCTTCCCGCGGACGCTGGCCTCGGGCGAGCAGTTCCGGCTGCGCGCCACATACGCGCCGGTGAATGAGGGAACCGATGCGGCGGTGCTGCGCTTCGATCTGGGGCCGGACTCCGTTTATACGGCGAGCCTCGTGGGCGCGGGGGTGAACAAGGCCGAGCAGACCGATGTGTTCGTCCAGGAGTCCCAGGCCAAGGTCGACGTGCTCTTCGTCGTGGACAACTCAGGCTCGATGATGGAGGAGCAGCAGAGCCTGGGCAGCAACTTCGCGTCCTTCCTGAGCGCCGCCAACGCCGCGGGCGTGGACTACCACATTGGCGTCACCACCACGGGCCTGGATGCTTCGCCCGGAGGCTGGTCCGCCTGCTCGGGAGGCGCCGAGGGCGGTGAGAATGGCCGGCTCTTCCCCGCGGATGGCTCCTCTCCGCGCATCATCACGCCCACCACCCCGAACGCGCCGGCGGTCTTCGCGCGCAATACCCAGGTGGGTGTGTGCCATTGGAACGAGCAGGGGTTGGAGGCGGCCTACCGCGCGCTCTCCGCGCCGCTGCTGCACAGCGTGGATGATCCGCGCACCGCGCAGCCCGCGGATGGCAATGGCGGCTTCCTGCGCGAAGAGGCGCGGCTGGCCCTCATCTTCCTCACCGACGAGGAGGACTTCTCCACCCAGTCGGTGGCCTTCTACGAGACCTATTTCCGCGCCCTGAAGGACAATGAGCCTTCCAAGCTGAGCATCTCGGCCATCGCGGGGCCCGCGAACCTGTCGGCCTGCCCCACCGCGAGCAGCTCGGGCGCCCGCTACATCCAACTGGCCGAGGCCACCGGGGGCGTCGTGGAGAGCATCTGCACTCCGAACTGGGCCCAGTCGCTCAAGAAGCTCTCGTCCAATACCTTCGGGCCCAACCGCTCCTTCCCCCTGTCCGAGGATCCGGAGGATCCCTCTCAGATCGCCGTGACGGTGGATGGGGTGCGGGTGACGTCTGGCTGGCAATACAACCCAGACACCCGCACCGTCGTCTTCGATGCGGAGACGGCCCCCTTGCCGGGCGCTGTGGTCGAGGTGACGTACCCCCTGGGGTGCTGATCAACAGAGGAGTCGAGGCATACCCAGGAGCTGGGTCATTGGATCCGGTTTCTTGAATTTTCTCTCAGCACTGTTTTCAACGTCTGGGGGGAATTCCCCCTCGACAGCGGAGGGGGGGGCGCGGCACTTTCAAGGCTCACAATGCCCACAGACACTCTCCTCATCGCTGGTGTGGGAGACATCCATGGACGCTTCCATCGGGTGGAAGAGTGGATGGATGTGTTGGGCAAGGCGCGTGGCCGTCCGGTGGACATGGTGCTGGCGGTGGGGGACGTGGAAGCGTTCCGGCGCGCGGATGATCAGCGCCGCAAGATGACCAAGCGCCTCATGCCGGCCGAGTTCGCCGAGTACGCGGATGGGCAGCGGCGGATGAAGCGGCCGATGTATTTCATCGGCGGCAACAACGAGGACTTCGAGGCGCTTCACGACACGCCGGACGGCATGGAGCTGGCGCCGCAGGTGTATTACCTGGGGCGTGCGGGAATCCAGACGTTGCGCGGGCTGCGCGTGGCGTACCTCTCGGGCATCCACGCGCCGCGCTTTTTCGATCAGCCCCTCAAGCGGCCCCGGGCGCTCGATACGGCGAAGCAGGCGGGGTACTTCCGCGCGCCCGAGGTGGAGCGCGTCATGCACGTGCGGGACGTGGACATTCTGCTGGTGCACGAGTGGCCGCGCGGCATCGTCCAGCGGGCCCGGGACGAGAATGTCCCCACGACGAGGGCCCTGCCGTCGTACTGGATTGGCAATCCCATCACACGCCGGTTGGCGGACACGCTGCGGCCCAAGTGGATGTTGTGTGGCCATTCCCACAAGGGATTCGCGGTGTCGCTGGGCGGTGAGGGTGGACGGCCGGTGACGCGCATTGCCTGTCTGGATCAGGCGACCCGGCCCGACGAGGCGGTGTTCTGGCTGGAGTTCGAGGAGCGCGAGCCGGTGCGCGGCGGCTGGGGACTCTCCGGAGAGGTGGCGTGGCACACCGGGGCCTCGTGGAACCTCCAGGCGCTTCCCTTGGTAGGGCCGCCCCCGTCCTCCTCACATCATGAGGACGAGGAGGAGGACCGGGAGATGGGCTGAAGGGCCCTGTGGGCGTCCGCCTTCAGTGGGGCCCCAGGACCAGCTCGGCGAGGGGGACCTCCGTGCCGGACGCATCGTCCAACACCGCCCGCGAGATATCCTCGAACGACACCATGCCCACGAGGTTCTTGTCCCGGTCGAGGATGGGCAGCTGGCGCAGCCCGTGCCGACTCATGAGCTGGGCCGCAGTGGTCAGCTCATCGTCCGCGAAGGCATAGCGCAGGGGCCCTTCGCCCAGGATGTCCGCCACCACCGTCTGCTGGGGATCGAGCCGCTCCGCGATGGCTTGAAACACGATATCGCGCTCCGTGAGCAGGCCCATGAGCTTGCGGTGCTGACAGACTGGAAGGACTCCCAGGCCGTGCTGCCGCATCTGCTGGGCGGCTTCGGTCAGCGTCTGGTCTGGGCTGATGGGCTGTACATCCCGATTCATGATCGTGCTCAGCTTCATCGCTCTGCCCCCCCCGACATGACTTTGGGATGACAATGTGGTCACCGGGCCGCGGCGGGGCAAGCAGCCATGAAACAAATAGGCTTCCGGTGGCCAGAAGGCATCTTGTAGACAACACGGCTGGCTCCCTGCGGGGAAAGCAGCCGAAAGAGCGCCTGTGTCTAGAAGCGCCCGGAGAGCGCCGCGCCGCCCGGTCCTCCTGTCACCTGGAGGGACAGCGCCTCCGCGTCAGGGCGGGTCCGCCCGTGAAGCAGCAAGGGCACCGCGACCCCCGAGGCAGTGCCCAGGGCGGCGCCCAGGGCCACGTCGGTGAGGTAGTGCTTGCCAGCCCCCATGCGCAGCAGTCCCACAGAGGCGGCGACGGGCAGTCCCACCGCCCAGATCCAGGGCTGGTGGGGATAGCCGCGCAGGTGGGCCACGGTGCCCGCGGACACCACCAGCGAGAAGGCCATGCTGGTGTGGCCACTGTAGAACGAGAGGTTGTTGTCGGAGGGATGGTCCGTGAGGGGTTTCTGGGCCTCGGGCAGGACGTGGACGAAGGGCCGCTCCCGGCCCGCGATGAACTTGGTGGTCTGGTTGATCATCGAGCTCAGCAGGACGGTCTCGAAGAGGATGCCCACGTCCTGAAAGAAGATGGCCGGGGGCGCCCCCACGCTCCGGGAGAGCGCGTATTGCGCGCCCAGCGTTCCCAGGGGCAGCACCCCGAAGCCCACGATGTTGCTCCAGGTGCCCGAGCGCTCGCGCTGCACCTCGGTGGAGCCGGTGATGTTCCGTCCCCAGCGGTCCAGGCGGTTGAGCGTCTCCCGGCCATCCGGTGCCCGGTCGCACCAACGGCACGTCACGGGGGCAAGGTCCTCCTTGAAGAGGGTCTCGCTGCCGATCATCAGCACGGCGGCGCTGCCCATGAGGGCCCCGTCCCGTTTCCAATCGAAGCGCAGCTCGTGAAACCGTGGCGCCTGCTCGGCAGGTGGCCGGGCGTCCTCTGTCAGGGGAAGCGCGGTAAGCAGGGGAACGGCCACCAAAATGAAATGTGGGAGGGGCACGAACAGAGCATAAACGGGGGCCTTCCGAGCGTTCTACACTCCACTCCGAATGACCCGTCCCGGCCGCACCCTCCAGGTCTTCCCCGACGCCCACCGGCGCCAGCAAGTGCTGCGCGCCGCACGAGAAAGCCACGGCTTCGCTCTGGGAACGGGTTGTCTCACCTGGGACGAATTCGTGAACGTGCTGGGTGGCGCGCGCGAGCTGAAGCGCAGGCCCTGCCCGGCCTCGGCTTCGCGCGCGGTGGTGGCCGCGTGGGCCCAGGGGCTGGGGGAGACGCCCTTCGGCGGCTTCGTCCAGGAGCCGGCCTTCGCCCGCGCCGCGCTGGAACTGGTGCTCGACATGAAGGCGGGCCGGTTGACGCCGCGGGAGCTTCAGGATGCCGCGGAAGTCCTGCCGCAAGAGCGCCGCTCCCGCCTCCGGGTGCTCGCCCGGCTGTATGACGGGTATTCCAAGCGCATGGAGGCGTTGGGCCTCGCGGACCGCGAGGATGTGCTGCGCGGCTCGCTTCACGCGCTGAAGGCGGGCCGGTGGCCCTCGGCGTGGGCGGACGTGGACACGCTCGTGTTGCACGGGATGTATGACGTGCGGCCCTCCGGCCTGGAGCTGCTCCTGGCGCTGGCGGAGGTCTGCGAGAAGCGTCAGGTGGCCCTGCGGGTGGAGACGCCCGTGGGAGGCTCTCCCGTGGCGGACGCGGCGCTGGCGGCCCTCTTCCGGGCCTTCGAGAGCCGGGGAGAGACCCTGGGGCACGTGGACCTCTTCAAGGCGGACCTGACCTTCGAGGCCCGTCCCCTGGCCGAGCTGGGGCGGCACCTCTTCTCGGAGCAGGTGCCGCGGGGGGCGCTGGAGGCTCAGACGGAGGTCTTGCGGGTGTGGAGCGTGGGCTCGGCCCAGGACGAGGCCCGTCAGATTGCCCGGGACGTGCGCCGGCTGGTGATCGACGGGGCCGATCCGGGCCGGATCGCCGTGGCATGGCGGGAGCCGGGCCCGGAGGCACGGTGGTTGGCGGAAGCCCTGGGGGAGCTGGGCGTTCCGGTGCGGCTGCCTTCGGGCGAGCCGCTCGCGCTGGCGGGCCCGGTGCGCTTGGCGCTGGACCTGTCGTTGCTCGCCGAGGATGGGTTTCCCGCCGAGCGCGTGGCGGAGTTGGTGGCGAGCCGGTATGCCCCCACCCTCTCGCGCGGCGCGCCCGAGGCCCCCGCCACACTCTTCACCCTGGCCGCCGTGCGGGACGACCGGCTGGGGGCTGCCCGGGGCCGCGGTGCCTACGACGTGCGGCTGGAGGGGCTGGCCCGGCGCATGGGGGCGGCCCAGGACGAGAAGGCGCACGCGGTGAGGCTGCTGCGGGAGCGCTGCCTGCGGTTGATGGAGGAGTGCCGCCGCATTCCCGAGTCGGGCAGCGCGCGGGATTTGCTCGGCGCGTGGTGGCAGGCGGTGAAGCAACTGGGGCTGATGGATTCGGAAGGGGAGCTGGAGCCCTGGCGGGACGGCACCCTGGGCCTGCTGGGGCTGAAGGCCCGGGCCCGGGATGATGCCGCGCGGCAGGCGCTGAGCCTCCGGGTGGGAGAGCTGGAGCGAGGGTTGCGCGCGGTGGAGGGCGGGCCGAGGCTGTCACGGCGCACCTTCGGCCGATGGCTCGTGGACGCGATGCGGGATGTCTCCTTGCCGCCAGGAGGGCCTTCCACCGGGGCGGTGGAGGTGCTGGACATCCGCGAGTTGGCGGGGCGGACGTTCAGCCACGTCTTCCTGGCGGGGATGACGGAGGGCCGCTTTCCAGGGCACGAGGCGCCCAACCCCCTGCTCGGGGACGCGGACCGCGTGGAGCTCAACAAGCACCTGGAGCGGGAGGTTTTCCGGCTCACCGGGGGCGAGTTCGAGGACCGCGCGTCCTGGCGCCTCACCGAGGACCGGCTGCTCTTCGCCAGCGCACTGGTGACGGCGCAGGAGCAGGTGAGCCTGTCCTTCGCGGTGACGGGAGTGGGCGGGCAGGAGCAGGTGCCTTCCGCGTTTCTAGAGGAGGTGCGGCGGCTCACGGGGAGGAACTGGGAGGCCCGCGCGCGGATGGCCGTGCCTCCGCTGGACGATGTGCTCACGGAGTCCGAGCTTCGTCAGCGCGTGGCCCTGGAGACGATGGCGTCCGCCCGGCTGCGCGTCACCGAGCCGGATGTGGCGGAGCCCTTGCTGCGCCGCCGCTTCGTGGAGGAGGCGTGGTTCGCCGAGGCGCGCGAGTTGGCGCGCGTGGAGCTCGAACGCCTGCACTTCTTCAGCGATCCGGCTCACCGCGTGGGGCCCCATACGGGACACGTCGTGGGCCCGGGACTGCCCGAGGCGCTTCGGGAGACCTTCCGCTTCGATGAGAACCGGCCGCTGTCGGCCTCGGCGCTGGCCCGCTTTGGCAACTGCGGCTTCCAGGGCTTCTTGACGTATGGGCTGAAGGTGGCCGAGCCGGAGCAACCGGGCGAGGAGTTCGATGCGCGTGGGCGCGGCACCTTCTGGCACCGCGTGGTGGAGGAGGTGTTCCGGCGACTCCGGGAGAAGGGGCTGCTCGGCAAGGGCTTGGAGGAGATACCGGAGGAGGTGCTGAACGCCGCGGTCGCCGAGGCGGTGCGCTCCTTCGAGCTGCGCCACCATGTGGGGCATCCCGAATTGTGGAAGCTCGCCAAGGTGCGTGCCCGGGCCATGGCGCGGCGCATCCTCGCGGACGAGCGCCGGGGACTGCCTTTCGAGCGGTACATGCCGGAGGACTTCGAGCTGAAGTTCGGCCCGGAGGCGCTCCGGGAGACGTGGAAGCAGGTGTCTCTCGCGGCGGGACAGGACGCCATCCACTTCGAGGGGAAGATCGATCGGTTGGATCAGAGTGCGGGCGACGTGGGGGTCATCGACTACAAGTCGGGGCGTCTGGACAAGCGGGAGCTGAAGGAGAAGCTGCTGTCCTCGGACTTCCAGCTTCCGCTCTACCTCTATGCGGCGCGTGCCAGCGGCCACCGGGAAGCCCGGAACGCGGCGTGGTTCTCGCTCCGCACGGGGACGACGCTGCACCTGTCCGAGCTGCTGTCTCCGGAAGAGATTGACGACATGCTGGCCACGGATCCGGCGGTCCGGGCCCGGCTGGCGCAGGAGGAGAAGCCCAACCTGGCGAACGCGGTGGAGCGGCTGGTGGCCACGGCCCGGGAGGGACAGTTCGCGATGCGCCCGAAGGATTGTGGCAGCTGCGGGTTCCGTGCGGTCTGCCGCATCACCGAGCGGCGGCTGGTGGAGGAGAGCGCTTGAGCCGCGCCTCCCCGCTGGCCCTGGAACGCAACCTGGCCCTGATGGCGGGTGCGGGCGCGGGCAAGACGTACAGCTTGGTGACGATGGTGCTGCACCTGTTGGCGGGGGCGCGAGAGGCCGCGCCGGCGCTCCGGCCCGCGAAGCTGTGCATGTTGACCTTCACCGACAAGGCGGCGGCGGAGATGCGGGCGCGCACGCGCACGCGCTTGGATGCGCTGGCCCAGGCCGAGGCGAAGGAGCCGGAACTGCGCGCCTCGTTGGAGCGGCTGGAGCGTCCCTTTCCCGCACAGGACACCTGGAGGGCGATGCGCGAGGAACTGGGCGCGGCCACGTTGGGCACGTTCCACTCGCTCTGCGGACAACTGCTGCGCCGCGCTCCCCCCGGCCTGGGGATTGATCCCTCCTTCGAGGTGCTCGACGAGCTGGAGGCGGGCAGTCTGGTGCAGGACGTGTGCGAGCGCGTGGTGCTGGACGCGCTGGAGGCGGGCGATGCGCGGGTGAGCGAGCTGTGCCAGGAGCTGACCTTTTCGGGCTCTGGCTTCGCCGATGGCCTCGTGGCCTCGCTGCGGCAGATCTACGCCAAGCTCCGCGAGGAGGGGCTCCGGGCCGAGGCCGCGCCCCTCACGAACATCGAAGAGGCCCGCGCCGGACTGGAAGCCCTCTTTGGCGAGGGCTTGAAGCTGTGTGCGTCGGCGAGGGAGTTGGACGCGAAGGGCGAGTGGCGTCTGCTGCGCGAGGCTTGCGAGCGGGCGCTGGAGGGGATGACGCCGCAGAACCTCTTCGAGGCGGACCGGCTGCCTGCGCTCAAGGCCGCGTTCATGGCGGACGGCCGCAACTTCGCCCGGCTGAGCAAGGGGGCGGCGAGTCCCATCCGGGCGTTGTACTGGCGGATCTTCGGCAAGAGCGACGGCTCGGTGATGCGGTTGGAGGACGCGTACGCGGCGTGGCGCACGGCGCCCTTCGAAGTCACGTTCCGGGAACTGCTCGGCCAGATCGAGGTGCGTCATGAGACCGAGTTCACCCGCCGCAACGTCTTCGACTTCACCGCCCTGTTGGTGAAGGCGAGGGATCTGCTGAGAGACCATCCTCCCTTCCGCCGTCAGGTGCAGGAGCGGATGGGCGCGCTGCTGGTGGACGAGTTCCAGGACACCAACCGGCTTCAGCTCGAACTGGTGCTGCTGCTGTCCGAGCAGCGCGAGGCAGGGCCCCGGGCGCTGCGTCCGGACGAGGATCTCCGCGCCGCGCTTCCGCTGGAGCCCGCGTTCCTGTGCGCGGTAGGAGATCGCAAGCAGTCCATCTACGAGTTCCGTGGCGCGGATGTCTCCGTCTTCGCGCTGCTGGCGGAGAAGATTGTCGCCGAGGGAGGCGAGAAGGGTTTTCTCCAGGACAACCGCCGCTCCGTGCCGGCGCTGCTGGACTTCTTCAACCGGGCCTTCGCGGGGGTGCTGGTGGCGAGCGCGCCGCCCCGTCCCTACGAGGTGGAGTACGTTCCCGAGGAAGACGACCTGTCGCCGGTGCGTCCCGCGCTCTCCGGGGAACCTGCGGTGGAGCGGCTGCTCATCGGCGAGGCCGAGACCGCGTCGGAGGCGCGGGAGCTGGATGCCGATGCGGTGGCCCGGCGGCTGCGCCTGATGTTGGCTCCGGGCGCGGCCCCCTGCGTGGCCCACGAGGATGGCCAGCGGCTGCGCCCCGCGCGAGGCGGGGATGTGGCCATTCTCCTGCGAACCTTCACCCACCTGGAGGTGTACCGCCAGGCGCTCATCCGCCACGGCGTGCCGCACCGGGTGCTGCGGGGGCGCGGCTTCTATGGTGCTCAGGAGGTGCTGGATCTCGCCTCGTTGCTGGCGCTGCTGGCCGATCCGGACGATTCCCTCGCGCTGGCGGCGGTCCTGCGTTCACCCCTGGTAGGGCTGTCGGATGCCTCCCTGTTCCGATTGTCGTCGGGCGAGCAGGGCTTGTCGCTTGCCGGGGTGCTGCAAAAGGATCTGGCCGCGTGTGAGCTGGCTCCCAGCGAGCGGCTGCGGCTGGAGCGTTTCCTGACCGCGCTTCCCTCGCTGCGGCGTGAGCGGGACCGGCTCGGCGTGAAGGCCTTGCTCCAGGTGGCCATGGACGTCACGGGCTACCGCGAGGCCATGGCGGGCACCCCGTATGCGGAGCAGGTCAGCGCCAACGTCGACAAGCTGCTGGCGCTCGCGGGCAGGCGCGACGAGCGGGGGACGGGTGGGTGCGTGGCCTTCGCCCGTGAGCTGCGGATGCTCGTCGAGTCGGATCCCACCGAGGCGCAGGCGGACCTGCTGGACGCGGGAGATCCCCGCGCGGTGCAACTGCTCACCATTCACAGGGCCAAGGGGCTCGAGTGGCCCGTGGTGGTGGTGCCGGGGCTCGGCGGCAAGCGGCGCTCCGAGAGCGGCCGGGTCCACTTCGAGCGGACGCACGGGCTGGTCTTGCGGCCGTGGTTGCCGGACACGCTGGAGAGCTTCAGCTCGAGCCGCTTCGAGGCGGTCAAGGACGAGCTGGATACGCGAGGGTTGGCGGAATACCGGCGCTTGCTCTACGTGGCGCTCACCCGGGCCCGGGACGTGCTGTTGCTGTCTGGCACGGCGGAGAAGCGGGTCCCCGTGTCCTGGTGGACGATGCTTGATGGGCGCCTGGGAACGGACACGGCGCTGCGGGCCCGGGTCCGGGATGTGGAGGTCGCGGCCCTGCCTCCGCCTGCGGATCCGCTGCCCCCGGGAGTCGAAGCGCTCGTGGAGGCGGAAGGACGGGTGGAGGCGGCCGTCCAGCGGGTGCGCGGTGCCACGGCCGCCCAGGTGCCGGAGACGGCCATGGCCTCGGCCGAGGCGCTCCAGGACT encodes the following:
- a CDS encoding UvrD-helicase domain-containing protein, with the translated sequence MAGAGAGKTYSLVTMVLHLLAGAREAAPALRPAKLCMLTFTDKAAAEMRARTRTRLDALAQAEAKEPELRASLERLERPFPAQDTWRAMREELGAATLGTFHSLCGQLLRRAPPGLGIDPSFEVLDELEAGSLVQDVCERVVLDALEAGDARVSELCQELTFSGSGFADGLVASLRQIYAKLREEGLRAEAAPLTNIEEARAGLEALFGEGLKLCASARELDAKGEWRLLREACERALEGMTPQNLFEADRLPALKAAFMADGRNFARLSKGAASPIRALYWRIFGKSDGSVMRLEDAYAAWRTAPFEVTFRELLGQIEVRHETEFTRRNVFDFTALLVKARDLLRDHPPFRRQVQERMGALLVDEFQDTNRLQLELVLLLSEQREAGPRALRPDEDLRAALPLEPAFLCAVGDRKQSIYEFRGADVSVFALLAEKIVAEGGEKGFLQDNRRSVPALLDFFNRAFAGVLVASAPPRPYEVEYVPEEDDLSPVRPALSGEPAVERLLIGEAETASEARELDADAVARRLRLMLAPGAAPCVAHEDGQRLRPARGGDVAILLRTFTHLEVYRQALIRHGVPHRVLRGRGFYGAQEVLDLASLLALLADPDDSLALAAVLRSPLVGLSDASLFRLSSGEQGLSLAGVLQKDLAACELAPSERLRLERFLTALPSLRRERDRLGVKALLQVAMDVTGYREAMAGTPYAEQVSANVDKLLALAGRRDERGTGGCVAFARELRMLVESDPTEAQADLLDAGDPRAVQLLTIHRAKGLEWPVVVVPGLGGKRRSESGRVHFERTHGLVLRPWLPDTLESFSSSRFEAVKDELDTRGLAEYRRLLYVALTRARDVLLLSGTAEKRVPVSWWTMLDGRLGTDTALRARVRDVEVAALPPPADPLPPGVEALVEAEGRVEAAVQRVRGATAAQVPETAMASAEALQDFMVCPRRYRYIHQLGLSGLRPWELPAKSRPLWVEAGSWVEAPGAPQMARVLLRELDVRWAGAPVPERRAHLEALLQEQGHLPGEEGMEAALKMAERFLGTSFVRRLAASPPSNLHRALSFGLELSSQEARGRVAVEGELDLLWETPEGEAWGVAYRPGKRHPLGPVAFAHELVVQGLAAKRLVREGVTVRVGVAFLGEPSPEPEFLTLPGGLTEAAEPLAQAVRALVRSGMQDEWPSREATTCQALHCGFAEHCHPSPRAC